GTCCCTACTATAGCCAGTAAGGATTGAAAAGAGAATAGTTCTCATGGGACATATCtataaatttttagggttttattactcttattactactattttatgGCATAGAATTTGCATTAGTTCACATCTGTATGTAGTTCCAGAGACATTATGATTGTAAACACAATCAATACACAAGGGATGAAAGTTctacaaaggaaaagaaatgtaGTATACTTACCGGAAAACCATAAGTAAAATAGTTAATGCCGAAAGTCCGTAAGATTGGTCCTCTTAACAAAATATTAGTGTGCCTAACACCGGATCTGCAAAGCATTTTCCacagggagagagagagagaggtgTCAAAATTGTAGATATCAATGCAAATCCTATCATGTTATGcaatgataaatataaaaacaaccTTATATCATGTTGAATACCAAACTTATAAATACAAGGTGTGCATGGTTCCATGTTTTGCTGTtccattaaattttcaataccaAAACCAACTAAAATGTGctgaagaaatcaaaataaactgAAGTTAGTCAAATTGGAAAACCTCCCCAATTAAATACCTTGATTCACGAATAAAGAATGAATGCTTTGAAGGAAGAAGTTGCCTAGTCAAGCTGCTTGCTCTTGCCGACATGATGAAATCCATTTCCATAAGATCACATCTAATCCAAGATAGCTGAGAAAGAATTAAGAGTTACAGAAAGATTAgcgataataaaaaaatgaaggaaaCAACAGCTTTGAAGTTTAGCTGTAAGTTATACTCACAATGATGTAAAAGactataagagaaagaccaGAACAAATTTCTGACCACTCCGATTTAGCAGATATCTTATAGATTCCAATAAAATCAGCTAGCCACTTAAAGATCCCAGAATACTCGACAGGGAGTTGGTATATGTAGAGCAAGACAATGTTCAAGCCAGTATACAACAAAAGGTACCGCCAAGATCTTTGAAACCagaccaaaaaaataaatcaatcagTAAACCAGATAACATTAAATGCTAACTGAACTGTAATTGTAATCTGATCTCTAGCCATAGGAATTATAAGATGCTTACCTGAAAAGGCCAAGAAAGTTGCTTGTTAAGGACCAATCAACAAGTCCAATACTActacaaataaaaaatggtaaaGATGCCCAAGAGGGATGACTAATTCCAACAACAAGTTGTACAGCAGGCAACAATAAGCAGCATAAAACCCTGAGATGGGAAccttcaatgaaaaaaaaaaataggacaATGGCTTCAAGTCAACATCTAATGCAAACGTAATTACATGAATGGGAGAAATCAACAATGTAACAAATCCTGATTACAGCAAACACAATCAAAGAACTCaagtgatttaatataaaagCTGATTGATGTAGAATGCTTTTTACTACCAACTCGTTACAAACAGTACCTATTGactttcttaataataaaactggatttaactcaaattcaatattttcttaGATGCTCGTGTAAGCTAAAAGAAACCATATCAGTAATGGATTCATTACACTGGCTATCCAAGAAGAAAGCATCAAGTTTTGGTACTTTCAGAATCAAACAAGAAGCCCTATGGTCTATTAAACTAGTAGGTATACTTATTATTAACTAAAGTGCTAAgtatctttttttaaataaaaaagaagggtaaacccaaaaaatatatgaaaccTGAACAGAAAACAAAATAGATATAAAGAAATTAGGAGATTGGTAATATGAGAGGTGTACTGCATAACAAACCTATTTGTAGTACAAAGGAATATAAATGCCCCCAAAATGAATCACTCTGTGAATCCAAGCCAAACCTACTGCCGCTTATTTCAAGTAACGCAACTAAAGCTGCTAGTACTTGTACCatcaagaaataaattaaagatggAAAGCTCGAAGACTGATCTCTGCAGAATTTATTTCAGATTaatgtgtaaaatatataaaaggaaaaacacaAAGCATATTTCTTGTGTTAGATTTTACCTTACAAAACCGATTAGCTTTGCCCATTGAGCATCAGAAATGCTCCACTGGTCTCCTTTCACAACccaaacaatgtaaaatatggCATGTGATAGAATAGTTAGTGACGAAAAGATAAGTGTGTACCATGATAAGAGAGATTGCCTTGGGAACTGAAAACCTATCACACACCAAAAATACTTACTTAGAAACTCTAGCTTTAGATATTGGAATATTTGATCTCTCTTTTGGTCATTTATGTCATGAATCAAAATTCTCTTAAGAACTAATGATTAAAGGAATGGAATCTAGAATATGGCTCACTATTTCAGTCTTATGAACTGCTCTAACAGTTGACATCATCGAAATGAAAAAGTCCAAACGAATAGAGAATGTACCACATAAAGAAAGACAAGTTGAACTAACTAGAAATTCCATGCTAACCATGGTTGCTTTTATAAAATCTAAAGGAACCTACTTACGTCTAGAAATGAGTTCACAAATGTAAATCCAAATACAAGTACATACTAAGAACTTGGGTTTGTTAATCTCAGCTGGCCAAGGAGAGCTAGTCATTAAGCTAAGGTAGGACTTAAATAATCCCAGAAAAGGGAGAGATAATCCTTTGTTAATCTACATTGCAAGAAAAATGTCATGATTAACAGCATGGTACAGAAACAAACTAGACGGTTTACCTATTTCGGGAGCTGCATATTGAATGAGGAGAAAGGCTAACAGATCAACCAGAGATATCAAACTCCGATTCAGCAAAGCAGCTGCAAAAGgaagagtttaagaaaaagaaaaaaaaagggaagaaaatagTTCACAGTTTTTCCAATTTTGCTTTAACATTTACTAGGTTTTCGCTTAGCTAACCCTTCGAGCTAAATTACCAGCGTTATGAGGCATTCATATAAAAAATGCTCTTTTTTCTACTGCATTCTTAGACTTAACAGTATCTATTCATAAAAACATTTCACTTACAGATATGGAAATATTTTGCAGCTTTCATTCTCTTGAATTAGTAATATTTTGATAAGAAATCGAATCCACATTAAATTTCTCTGATAAGAAAACATGCGGAACGAAAAATTTTGCTAATGAAATTGGAGTGGTTAAAGCATACCTGTCAAAAGAAGCTGAGGCAATACAAATCCAATGAGGAACTTCCCCATAATAATTACCTCTACTTTTAATCATAAACATCTGCATTGTAGTTGTACCATAACTGAAATCCGGAACTCATCAGTGCAATATTGAATCTTTGACACCCAATTAGAGCCAAAATAATATACACCCAACAAAATCACCTATCATAAAAGTTTCTTTGAGTAGAACAAGTTCTTCATGATTTTACCATCGATGAGCATCGAAAATACTTCATGGTTGGCTTCAGTcaattattatgaaaaaaacAAGACAACCTATTTCCATAAACCCGTCTCTTAATCGCCAAATCAATGCAGCAGCAAGAATCTTCAATAAGAAAAGgctcttttttttcctcttttatcttttttgttcCTTTTGGTAGATGGGATGTCGTCTTCTTTTTTGTTCCTCGGGATAGGATGAGATTTTCAGAATATTGATTGAAACCAGAACtggattttgttaaataatgatCTCAGATTTAGCCTATCATGATTTTTACTTTAGATAATAACTTAAAAAGTTTTGATCTTTGTGTTTTTGATTCAACATCTAACAAGGTTAAAGTTGCacattgtttttatttgttggGCTCATGAAATGTTTTCCCAAAATACTAGATAACAGAACACGTGCTCCTCATATGGGTATTTTTGGGATTATAAAATGGCCTTTGAAGAACATTTTAGCTTCCCCCACGATGTTCTTAGGGACCTACGAAATCAATGTTCCCCGTGATGTGATGCTAATGACTGTTTTGACCTCAATTCATTCACTCAATAAATAAATGGACCAGTGAAGCTCCTTTATAATTTTCCCAACAAAACAATGACAAAGCATATGCATTAGCGAAGCAAGTATgagaaaatggtaaaatttgtaaattggaAATGAAGAATGTTgaagcaaaacaaaaagaaaagatccAGAAATTGAAGATGTTACCGAAACACATTATCCTAGTCCGACATGGTGAGTCGGAAGGCAACAAAGACACCTCGGCCTACTCAACAATCCCCGACCACAAGATCTCCTTAACCGAACATGGCCGAGCCCAAGCCAGGCTCGCCGGTTCCCGCCTCCGGGACCTCATTTCGAGCCATGGGTCTTCCCAAGATTGGCGGGTCTACTTCTACGTGTCTCCTTACGAGCGCACCCGATCCACGCTACGGGAAATCGGGAAATCGTTTTCGAAGAAAAGGGTGATTGGGGTGAGGGAAGAGTGTAGGATTAGAGAACAGGATTTTGGGAATTTTCAGGTGGAGGAAAGGATGAAGGCCACAAAAGAAACAAGGGAAAAATTTGGGAGGTTTTTTTATAGGTTCCCTGAAGGTGAATCTGCTGCAGATGTTTTTGATCGAGTTTCCAGTATGTTCTTCTTCATCAccagttttgctttctttttaaTGGAAACTTGGCATTTTTTGCTTAGGAGGGTGCTTTGGGAATCAAGTTTCCATTGAGAAAATTGGTTATTTTGAAATGGGTCTGTACTGTTTGTTGCTtttgtttaaaagaaatacTTCTCGGAATAATATAATGGCTTGTTTTGAAACCTTGAAAGCAAAGAACTTCCGAGAAAAACTGGgttcttgttttaattatggTGAAACGAATGAAACATTGAACTGCATATACAAGACTCTGGTCTATTGCTTCCTTAACTATTTATGAGCATagatttatatatgtatgtttatttttcCTGATCTTAACAAATCTCTGCACAAAAATGGCGTTTTCAAAATGTTATTCCAATGTAGGGAATCAGTCCAGACAGCTCCCCCCAACCCCCTTCAAAAGATTGGATTTAGGTGCTATCTTAGTcaagattttttatttggatcaataatttcatttttcttttattgtttgtaTATGCCTGTTTAGAGTAACTTTCTGGAAATCATTTGCATTGGTTGGACTTCTTGATTTCACATTTTTTTGACGCCAAGGAAGCCTTAGCCTGGGAATGGGAAAAGGGTTGTAGATGTTGGAATTTGAATCTCGGACTTGCTAGATGTCAAGTGGTTGCACGAACCAACTAGGATGAGTCTCAGGTTTGCTTGATTTGTCATTTCATCTTATAGAACTTGAGGGAGTTAACAGTGTCTACCGACTTCAAAAGGTTTAAGGTTGGGAAAGTAGAATTGAACCAGATGTGATGTGAGACTCTTTTACAACTAGATTATGATAATAATCTCTGGCTTTGATTTATTTTGCTTTATATGTGGTATACAATGTTTAAATCAGATAAAGGGATAAATCTTTCTTGTTCTTTAATCTTAGTCCTTTGAGAATGAGCCTTAGTAACAGATggctttgattttgattttgatttggatTGATGAAAGCGGTATATTTTACAGGTTTTCTGGAATCTCTTTGGAGAGATATAGACTTGAATAGGCTTAACAATGATCCTTCTCAAGACTTGAATCTGATAATAATCTCACACGGTCTAGCCTCACGGGTTTTTCTAATGAAGTGGTTCAAATGGACAGTAGAGCAGTTCGAAAGGTTATATAATCCCGGCAATTGCGAGATTCGAGTTATGGAGTTGGGACGTGGTGGAGAATATAGCCTAGCAATCCATCACACAGATGAAGAGTTGCAAGAATGGGGACTATCTCCGGAAATGATAGAAGACCAGAAATGGCGAATCAATGCCAACAAAACTGATTTGAACGATCACTGTAAATGGTATCTTAATTCGTTTTTTGACAATGAATTAGACTCGGATGAAGATGTCAAGGAAGAAGATATTGATTCTGATGATGATTCAAAGGACATTTTTTTAGATACCGATTCTTAAGTGTTCGAAAGCTTTGTCATAAACTACCTATTGGAAATCtcatttatttgtaaattattaattcaatagtttttgtatttttttcttttttagaattCTACCATTACTTTTTGTTTTAGATAAATAAGATACCAAATTGAGGTTTCAACATTAGATAGCACTGGGAACTTGGCTATTTCCATAACCAGCAGCTTACAAAGAACAAACCAGAAGGTAAGTTCAGCTAAACTTGAAACTGTCCCTATGATTCATGTATACCTTCTCATCTAATTTATAGCCTATTCTTCCAATCGGTTTAAGAGGTTTTAAACCATTCTATTTCTTGATCAAGTGAGTccattttttatgttcttttgcTTGCTGCCACCTCCTCTACTGTCATTTATGTTAACCATTTTCTTTGGAGGTTGAACTTCAGGTCCAAATGCAAACCCTACTGCTTCCTCTTCCTTTAGCGGTGCAGATGCTATGTTATTCAGACTCGGGTGAGAGTGTCAGATACAGGTATATGTTTAACATGTATATGTTCAGCTTTTTTCAAGTTTTCCATTGATTCGAAAGGTTCTACTTCTTGGAGGGCCATAACCCATACCTAAATCTGGGTATGCATCGTACACAACtattttagaaaacaaaaaacaaaaggtTGGAATAACAAAGTGCAGAAAGTACTGCCACTATCACCCATTTCTTGAACTTCCTTCTACTTCAGCCTGCAAACTTGCATCTTCAGCCGATGTTTCTTGAGCCGCGAGGTGTGGTGCTAGGAAAGTCACGAAGCTCGATATAGCCGATGAAGCACCGAGGGAGGGTAAACAATCTGAAGCCTGATGAGAGCCATGGCTTAACGTTACGCTTTTCATTGCATGTGTTACTAGACATTTCATGATGAAGTAGTAGAGCCTGTGACAAAGGCCAAGAAATATTTGATCCATTTGTGggatatatataattgttttagaATCTGATCTTTGTATGGGGATATAGGGAAGGTCAATTCATCATTGATGCTTTTACTTGGAAGCAATGAGAAATTACTTGAGAGAAGtacatttcttttcttatcGGACTTCCTAAGATAACCTCAAGTTTTTGTTACCTAGGGCTGTAATCAAGCTTACTCGAGTTCAAGCAACAAAGAGATCAAGCGTCAACTCAAAAACTCGTGACTCAAGTTCCACTTGAGCTCGAGCTGGATCAAGTTTACAATGTTCAAAGCTGGCTTGAAAGACGTGAAAGTTCCTTCTAAAGATGATAGAGGGAAGATAAAGTTATGTGAAGAAGAAATAATAAGTTATAAGTTGGGCGTACATTTGAAATGTGTGATACAGAAGTcatcaagtttttattttcaaaattcaagctcaattgagataaaaatttatttgagttcATTCATTTGCGTTATGTTCGGTTGAACTTCGAATTTTCTCAATACAAatcaaaaacaataaagaagtcgattttttattttatagtagGAGGTGTGTTTCAAATCCCTTGCTATCTCAGAGTAGTATAGCTTTTCTCTTTTGGATTCAGAAAATGCCGGACCTGAATAATAATGCTTTTGATCAAATGTTCTATCCTTGCTATGATCCCACTCCATACTCTCTCCATGTGACGACACCTCATCATCAAGATGAATGATTTTAACACCATTTCATTTACAAGTGCTATTATTTTATGGATCAGTTACAGCAATGAGTAAATAAGGTCTTCAGAACTTTAGACCAAGGAGGAATGGCATTTTGTCCGAGAAGGGTGGATCCGAGTACTTTCCGGTGAGTATTTGTGATGAAACATACTGATTTGCAGCTTCCGAATAATGAATTCCG
The nucleotide sequence above comes from Gossypium raimondii isolate GPD5lz chromosome 13, ASM2569854v1, whole genome shotgun sequence. Encoded proteins:
- the LOC105782299 gene encoding phosphoglycerate mutase-like protein AT74; the protein is MKNVEAKQKEKIQKLKMLPKHIILVRHGESEGNKDTSAYSTIPDHKISLTEHGRAQARLAGSRLRDLISSHGSSQDWRVYFYVSPYERTRSTLREIGKSFSKKRVIGVREECRIREQDFGNFQVEERMKATKETREKFGRFFYRFPEGESAADVFDRVSSFLESLWRDIDLNRLNNDPSQDLNLIIISHGLASRVFLMKWFKWTVEQFERLYNPGNCEIRVMELGRGGEYSLAIHHTDEELQEWGLSPEMIEDQKWRINANKTDLNDHCKWYLNSFFDNELDSDEDVKEEDIDSDDDSKDIFLDTDS